In one window of Chryseobacterium viscerum DNA:
- a CDS encoding RHS repeat-associated core domain-containing protein: MKKLIIPIGILIMGTAQAQLTNTENYIYSKTYLSDPTLTNVKTSETVQYFDGLGRPKQIVGVKASPLGKDVVTPIKYDQFGRQVQDYLPVPQGATLNGGIITDPLANVSSTPYGSEKIYSEKILENSPLDRVLAQKQVGNAWDNKPVQFGYDANADGEVKKYTATFNYTTFTSSLTLSGSYGTGQLYKNTVTDEDGNPTIEFKNGQGQVVLVRKVISATENADTYYVYNDYNQLAYVIPPKASVEADPNTVLNDLCYQYKYDGRSRLVEKKLPGKGWEYMVYNKADQLILTQDTVLKGKGQWLFTKYDQFGRAVYTGITNNAASRASMQNSINANANLYETRTATAGLTLNGMPVYYTNLSTPTGVTQILSVNYYDTYPAGSPAVTNVFAQPLLTDDPAQERTTKGLLTASYVKNIEDDNWTRNFIWYDTKGRNIGSRSRNYLGGYTVINNKLDYTGAVLQTNTYHRRLGTDTEKIIVEKFTYDSQNRLLTHTHQIGSNPVEYLTQNKYNELSQLESKKVGGIAAASPLQTIVYQYNIRGWMTKVNDPANLNGKLFGYEMKYNNPVYTNTSTGRFNGNIAEIDWNISSAEGLKRYNYQYDALNRLLKGAYSQPNASLAQNNYFNEELSYDLNGNIKTLKRFSWPVSGGTTAEMIDDLIYNYQNGDKSNVLDKITLPAGVINNRSGYDALQGTMAYNPNGNMTDHPDRKMKISYNYLNLPNNIAVNAGIIDNSTTSYIYRADGTKVSKVYDHNGPIETNYLDGFQYDNRHAYDTAASLYTIPVLKFVPTSEGYYDFTENKYIYNYTDHLGNVRVSYRSNGSGIAEVIDANNYYPFGLKHQEGLIVPAPFGGVPYNYKYNGKELQESGMYDYGARFYMPDLGRWGVVDPLAEKMTRHSPYNYAFNNPIRFIDPDGRQGTDWYQNNLTGDYKWFDGKDQHEGYAYVDNSGTNDIDILTRGGSKSEVLGATLHPDGTVSDYNYSDNTANRGEVLITPDGTKFEAGSANIGTYWSFSANYAIGGGLGFSFGRVTDSKGETNWFSSFNGNIGFGASGGVETGVIIPTDPNHKFVTSDFAGTGVAYSGGDGPLNMSYGGTFNDTYTGYKNIDNFIPSHFGQNSKTVNSGYKTMGIGIFKGSAQALPVMWTKSKTHVYGQ, from the coding sequence ATGAAAAAACTTATAATTCCAATAGGGATTCTCATAATGGGAACTGCCCAGGCGCAGCTTACCAATACAGAAAACTATATCTATTCAAAGACTTATTTATCAGATCCTACACTTACCAATGTCAAGACCTCAGAAACGGTTCAGTATTTTGACGGCTTGGGAAGACCTAAACAAATAGTAGGTGTAAAAGCCTCTCCACTAGGAAAAGATGTAGTCACTCCCATTAAATACGATCAGTTCGGAAGACAGGTTCAGGACTACCTTCCCGTTCCCCAGGGAGCAACATTAAACGGTGGTATTATTACCGATCCATTAGCCAATGTAAGCAGTACTCCTTATGGTTCAGAGAAAATTTATTCAGAGAAGATTCTTGAAAACTCACCATTAGACCGTGTTTTAGCACAAAAACAAGTTGGAAATGCGTGGGATAACAAGCCTGTACAGTTTGGATATGATGCCAATGCAGATGGCGAGGTTAAAAAATATACAGCCACTTTTAACTATACCACTTTTACCTCCAGTCTGACATTATCAGGTTCCTACGGAACAGGTCAGTTATATAAAAATACGGTTACCGATGAAGACGGAAACCCGACCATTGAGTTTAAAAACGGACAAGGCCAGGTTGTATTGGTAAGAAAGGTGATCAGTGCTACAGAAAATGCAGATACCTATTATGTTTACAATGATTATAACCAACTGGCTTATGTGATTCCTCCCAAAGCTTCTGTAGAAGCAGATCCCAATACTGTTCTTAATGATTTATGTTATCAGTATAAATATGACGGGAGAAGCCGTTTGGTAGAAAAGAAACTACCTGGTAAAGGCTGGGAATATATGGTGTATAATAAAGCGGATCAGCTTATCCTGACCCAGGATACAGTGCTTAAAGGAAAAGGGCAATGGCTTTTTACCAAATATGACCAGTTTGGAAGAGCTGTTTATACCGGAATCACAAATAATGCAGCCAGCAGGGCATCAATGCAAAACAGTATCAATGCCAATGCTAATTTATATGAAACCAGAACTGCTACAGCGGGGCTGACCTTAAACGGCATGCCGGTATATTATACTAATCTTTCGACTCCTACCGGTGTTACCCAAATCTTAAGCGTTAATTATTATGATACTTATCCGGCAGGATCTCCAGCGGTTACCAACGTCTTTGCCCAGCCTCTTCTTACAGATGACCCTGCTCAGGAAAGAACAACTAAAGGACTTCTTACCGCTTCTTATGTAAAGAATATAGAAGATGACAATTGGACAAGGAATTTTATCTGGTATGATACCAAGGGAAGAAATATCGGATCAAGAAGCCGTAATTATCTTGGAGGCTATACTGTGATTAATAATAAGCTTGACTATACTGGGGCTGTTCTTCAGACCAATACTTACCATAGAAGGCTGGGTACAGATACTGAGAAGATCATTGTAGAAAAATTCACCTATGATTCCCAGAACAGGCTTCTGACCCATACTCATCAGATCGGCAGCAACCCTGTTGAATACCTGACTCAGAATAAATACAATGAACTTTCCCAGCTGGAATCTAAGAAAGTGGGTGGAATAGCTGCAGCATCTCCATTACAGACTATTGTTTATCAATACAATATCAGAGGCTGGATGACGAAAGTTAACGATCCTGCCAATCTGAACGGGAAATTATTTGGCTATGAGATGAAGTATAATAATCCTGTTTATACTAACACTTCAACAGGAAGGTTTAATGGGAATATTGCTGAGATTGATTGGAATATTTCCAGTGCAGAGGGGTTGAAAAGATACAATTACCAGTATGATGCTTTAAACAGATTGTTGAAAGGAGCTTATTCCCAGCCCAATGCTTCTTTAGCACAAAATAATTATTTTAATGAAGAGCTGAGCTATGATCTCAATGGCAATATCAAAACCTTAAAAAGATTTTCATGGCCTGTTTCCGGAGGAACAACAGCAGAGATGATTGATGATTTGATCTATAATTACCAGAATGGGGACAAAAGTAATGTACTGGACAAAATCACCCTTCCTGCCGGTGTCATTAACAACCGTTCAGGATATGATGCTTTGCAGGGAACTATGGCTTATAATCCTAACGGAAATATGACCGATCATCCTGACCGGAAAATGAAGATCAGCTATAATTATCTGAATCTTCCCAATAATATTGCGGTTAATGCAGGGATAATAGATAACTCTACAACCAGTTATATCTACAGGGCAGATGGCACGAAAGTATCTAAGGTATACGATCATAACGGGCCTATAGAAACCAATTATCTAGACGGCTTCCAGTATGATAACAGACATGCCTATGACACCGCAGCATCTCTTTATACCATTCCTGTATTGAAATTTGTACCTACCTCAGAAGGGTATTATGATTTTACTGAAAATAAGTATATTTACAATTACACGGATCATTTAGGAAATGTAAGAGTGAGTTACAGAAGTAATGGCAGTGGTATAGCTGAGGTCATTGATGCCAACAATTATTATCCTTTTGGATTAAAACACCAAGAGGGCCTTATTGTACCAGCTCCTTTTGGAGGAGTTCCCTATAATTACAAGTACAACGGAAAGGAGTTGCAGGAAAGTGGAATGTATGATTATGGAGCAAGATTCTATATGCCGGATTTGGGTAGATGGGGTGTGGTAGATCCGTTGGCTGAAAAGATGACGAGACATAGCCCTTATAATTATGCGTTTAATAACCCGATTAGATTTATTGATCCTGACGGAAGACAAGGAACAGACTGGTATCAAAATAATTTGACAGGGGACTATAAATGGTTTGATGGCAAAGATCAACATGAAGGATATGCATATGTTGATAATAGTGGAACAAATGATATTGATATATTAACAAGAGGAGGTTCTAAAAGTGAAGTTTTAGGAGCAACTTTACACCCTGACGGAACGGTTTCAGATTATAATTATTCAGATAATACAGCAAATAGAGGAGAAGTATTAATAACTCCAGATGGTACAAAATTTGAAGCAGGATCTGCCAATATAGGAACTTATTGGAGTTTTAGTGCAAATTATGCAATAGGAGGCGGTTTAGGCTTTAGTTTTGGTAGAGTAACTGATAGTAAAGGAGAAACAAACTGGTTTTCTTCATTTAATGGAAATATAGGTTTTGGTGCATCGGGTGGAGTTGAAACAGGAGTCATAATTCCTACAGATCCAAACCATAAATTTGTTACTTCAGATTTTGCCGGAACAGGAGTTGCTTATTCTGGTGGTGATGGTCCTCTTAATATGTCATATGGGGGTACATTTAATGATACATACACGGGATATAAAAATATTGATAATTTTATACCATCTCACTTTGGGCAAAATTCTAAAACAGTTAATAGCGGCTACAAGACTATGGGAATAGGCATTTTTAAAGGTTCTGCACAAGCTTTACCTGTAATGTGGACAAAATCTAAAACACATGTATATGGACAATAA